Within Runella rosea, the genomic segment ACCGTCGCAGTTTGAAAGCCTATTTTTCTCGTATGCCTTGGAAGATGCGCACATTCAGCAGTTGATTGAGGCCAACGAAGAGGCCTTACGTGAGGTGATTTAAGGCGGTTTTACCAGATAACTTTTAACCCTTCACTCTCATATTTGTGTACATTTCCATCACAGCTTATGAGAGTGAAGTTATGTTGAATGGCTTGCCAAATAAGCATTTTATCAAATGAGTCACGATGGTATGATGCTTTGAGATGATGATAAGTAGAAGTAGTTTGGTCGGTCAAAGGAATAATCTTAAAGCCCGTAGATATGGCAGCTTTCGGAAAATCTTCAGGTATATAGCCTTCCAATATTAATTTGCCAATGGAATACTTTAATGAGATTTCCCAAAAACTAACAGCGCTTACCAAAATCTCATTTTCAGAATTAATAAGCACTTTTTTTGCGGTAGCAGACAACTTCTGTGGCTCTGTTATTGCCCAAATAAGGGTATGGGTATCAAGTAGATAACTCATACACCCAAAAACTCTTCTTCGGTCATGCTGAAATCGCTCTGAAAGGTGACTTTTCCTTTGTTTGCCAAAATGCCTAAAGTACGTTTTGCAGGCTTACGCGCTGATTTTGGAACGAGATAAGCAACAATTTCCTTTTTTTTTCCAAAAGCAACGGCTATCTCTTCTCCGGCCTGCACTTCCTGGAGTACCTCCGAGAATCGCGTTTTTAAGTCTCCAACAGTCATTATTTTCATTTTGCTTATTTTTTATTCAAATGTAGATTTTTCTTGACAACTTGTCAAGAAAAATCTACATTTGAACGCCTTGACTAATTTATACTCTTCCTTTTGAGTCAATGCTGTATTTGTCAATAGGATACGTGTAACGGGGATTGTTTGAAACTGGAATCCAAGTAACATAATTGCAAAAAAACAGTCTCTAAAATTTCCGAATCACATACACTCCAGTACACAAAAGCACTACGCCTATCAATCTTTGCCAAGTGATGGGGTGAAGCGGGGCACCGAGTAGCCCAAATTGGTCAATCACCATGGCGGCGATTACCTGCCCCATTAATACCAAAACGGTTACGTTTCCGATGCCTAGCTTGGG encodes:
- a CDS encoding type II toxin-antitoxin system VapC family toxin codes for the protein MSYLLDTHTLIWAITEPQKLSATAKKVLINSENEILVSAVSFWEISLKYSIGKLILEGYIPEDFPKAAISTGFKIIPLTDQTTSTYHHLKASYHRDSFDKMLIWQAIQHNFTLISCDGNVHKYESEGLKVIW
- a CDS encoding type II toxin-antitoxin system Phd/YefM family antitoxin, which produces MKIMTVGDLKTRFSEVLQEVQAGEEIAVAFGKKKEIVAYLVPKSARKPAKRTLGILANKGKVTFQSDFSMTEEEFLGV